One genomic window of Blastopirellula retiformator includes the following:
- a CDS encoding ABC transporter permease, with the protein MASERAAYGAVFYTFVRNSLIRDLSYRSNFFIECASSMSWVLMNLGFYLLIFSFTTEIGDNTGWRKFEFFVFLSTTLFINSLMQTFFMPNAQEFSELIRTGRLDFALLKPIDTQFLISFQKVNWPSMSNFFFGVVLLSISLWNLTQRPENPLVVTPYMMIAYPLFILCGVGILYSLMIILAATSIWLGRNQSLYDFWFYITSFSRYPMEIYEGGIGGTLKFIFTFMIPILVVVNVPARIMAKPLGVDDGGQSMMYNSMLLAIFAVIATAGSILGSRWVFKKALLSYRSASS; encoded by the coding sequence ATGGCGTCAGAACGAGCGGCTTACGGCGCCGTGTTTTACACCTTCGTGCGCAACAGCTTGATCCGCGACCTCAGCTATCGCAGCAACTTTTTCATTGAGTGCGCCTCGAGCATGTCGTGGGTCTTGATGAACCTGGGGTTCTATCTGCTGATCTTCAGTTTTACGACCGAGATCGGCGACAACACCGGTTGGCGAAAGTTCGAGTTTTTCGTCTTCCTGTCGACGACGCTGTTTATCAACAGTTTGATGCAGACGTTCTTTATGCCGAATGCGCAGGAATTCTCCGAGCTGATTCGCACCGGGCGTCTCGACTTCGCCTTGCTCAAACCGATCGACACGCAGTTCCTAATTTCGTTTCAAAAGGTGAACTGGCCGTCGATGTCGAATTTTTTCTTCGGCGTCGTCCTGCTGAGCATTTCGCTGTGGAATTTGACGCAGCGGCCCGAGAACCCGCTGGTAGTCACCCCTTACATGATGATCGCCTACCCGCTGTTTATCTTGTGCGGGGTCGGTATCCTGTACAGCCTGATGATCATTCTGGCGGCGACCAGCATCTGGCTGGGCCGCAACCAATCGTTGTACGATTTCTGGTTCTACATCACCAGCTTTTCCCGCTACCCGATGGAAATCTACGAAGGGGGCATCGGCGGCACGCTGAAGTTCATCTTCACCTTCATGATTCCGATTTTGGTGGTGGTGAACGTCCCGGCCCGCATCATGGCCAAGCCGCTGGGAGTTGACGATGGGGGCCAATCGATGATGTATAACAGCATGCTTCTGGCGATCTTCGCTGTGATCGCCACCGCCGGCAGCATCCTGGGATCGCGATGGGTCTTTAAGAAGGCGCTGCTCAGCTACCGCAGCGCCTCGTCGTAA
- a CDS encoding ABC transporter ATP-binding protein, with the protein MPPIIEIQQLTKTYEVYQKKEGLLASIQGLFHREHKTVEAVRGIDLTVDQGEFVAFLGPNGAGKTTTLKLLSGVINPTSGSANVMGYVPWKRENGYRRRFALVMGQKNQLWWDLPAQDSFRLHQKIYRVDEQEFKRTEDELTDLLDVRRLLNQPVRNLSLGERMKMELIAALLHSPDVLFLDEPTIGLDVVAQHNIQQFLKHYQEEREITVLLTSHYMKDIAALCKRVVVIAGGEIIYDGSLNGIIDRFGGHKIVTLQFDQEEVPGDLARFGDVLEIQSPRAKIQVDRNAVGRVLGSILDQYELADVSVEDPPLEQVIADVFSLSRGDASPETTGSEPAATH; encoded by the coding sequence ATGCCCCCAATTATCGAAATCCAGCAGCTGACGAAGACATACGAGGTCTACCAGAAAAAAGAGGGGCTCTTGGCCTCGATCCAAGGGCTGTTTCATCGCGAACATAAGACCGTCGAGGCGGTTCGCGGTATCGATCTGACCGTCGATCAGGGGGAATTCGTCGCTTTTCTGGGCCCCAACGGCGCCGGGAAGACGACCACCCTCAAGCTCCTCTCTGGCGTCATCAATCCGACTAGCGGCAGCGCAAACGTCATGGGATACGTCCCCTGGAAGCGCGAAAATGGGTATCGCCGGCGGTTTGCCTTGGTGATGGGCCAGAAAAACCAGCTCTGGTGGGATCTACCGGCGCAAGATAGTTTCCGGCTCCACCAGAAGATCTACCGGGTCGACGAGCAGGAATTCAAGCGAACCGAGGATGAGCTGACCGATTTGCTCGACGTCCGCCGGCTGTTGAATCAGCCGGTCCGCAACCTTTCGCTCGGTGAGCGGATGAAGATGGAACTGATCGCCGCGCTGCTCCACTCGCCCGACGTGTTGTTCCTGGACGAACCGACGATCGGTCTGGACGTGGTCGCCCAGCACAACATCCAGCAGTTCCTGAAGCACTACCAGGAAGAGCGAGAAATCACCGTCCTGCTGACCAGCCACTACATGAAGGACATTGCCGCCCTCTGCAAGCGAGTGGTGGTGATCGCCGGCGGCGAGATTATCTACGACGGTTCGCTCAACGGCATCATCGACCGCTTTGGCGGCCACAAGATCGTGACGCTGCAGTTTGATCAGGAAGAAGTGCCGGGCGATTTGGCGCGCTTTGGCGACGTGCTGGAAATTCAATCGCCGCGCGCCAAGATTCAGGTCGATCGCAACGCGGTTGGTCGGGTGTTGGGCTCGATTCTTGATCAGTACGAACTGGCCGACGTCAGCGTCGAAGACCCGCCGCTGGAGCAGGTGATTGCTGACGTCTTCTCCCTATCGCGAGGCGACGCCTCGCCGGAGACGACTGGTTCTGAGCCGGCCGCGACCCACTAA
- the cysS gene encoding cysteine--tRNA ligase → MTIRVYNTLSKTKEEFQTVTPGKVGIYLCGPTVYAEAHIGHMVGPVIFDTIKRYLAYSGYDVTLVVNITDVDDKLIKKATERGISMEEVAKENIADYLHNLSALGVDQIDKMPKATETMDGIIAMVAELIEKGFAYESEGDVYFEVTKDAEYGKLTNRTVEAMQGEGGEAASRKRSPGDFALWKKAKPGEPSWKSPWGEGRPGWHIECSAMSKAILGETFDIHGGGLDLIFPHHENEIAQSECCHAKPMVKYWMHNGLLRRDAAAGKIGGRAERESDAAEDVGGKMSRSQGAGGLAKMIDSQGGERIRFFLLRTHYRSTILFSEEAIAEAGVGLDSFYRLFERFERLTGDSFYNIDAAKTRKDGDFDAGKDELLSAVAKHRDAYLEKMDDDFNTGGAVSELFEIARLINKTIDQKKLEETKNPEDVISVVHAFTVLRELAGILGIFVKAPEKSSSGDSELVGQLMQLLIDVRATARSKKDFEMSDVIRDRLTEIGVTLEDRKEGATWRLG, encoded by the coding sequence ATGACCATTCGCGTTTACAACACGTTGTCGAAAACCAAGGAAGAGTTTCAAACGGTTACGCCGGGCAAGGTGGGGATTTATCTCTGCGGCCCGACCGTATATGCCGAGGCGCATATCGGTCATATGGTTGGCCCGGTTATTTTCGACACGATCAAGCGGTATCTCGCTTACTCCGGCTATGACGTCACGTTGGTCGTCAACATCACCGACGTCGACGACAAGCTGATCAAAAAGGCGACCGAGCGCGGCATCAGCATGGAGGAAGTGGCGAAGGAGAACATCGCCGACTACCTGCACAATCTATCGGCCCTGGGAGTCGACCAGATCGACAAGATGCCGAAAGCGACCGAAACGATGGACGGCATCATCGCCATGGTCGCCGAACTGATCGAAAAAGGGTTCGCCTACGAGTCGGAAGGGGACGTCTACTTTGAAGTCACCAAAGACGCCGAGTATGGCAAGCTGACCAACCGGACCGTCGAAGCGATGCAAGGAGAAGGTGGCGAGGCCGCTTCTCGCAAACGCTCGCCGGGCGACTTCGCCCTGTGGAAGAAAGCGAAGCCGGGCGAACCAAGCTGGAAAAGTCCGTGGGGAGAAGGCCGCCCTGGCTGGCATATCGAATGCTCGGCGATGAGCAAAGCGATTCTGGGCGAAACCTTCGACATCCACGGCGGCGGGCTCGACCTGATCTTCCCCCACCACGAAAACGAAATCGCTCAAAGCGAATGCTGCCACGCCAAGCCGATGGTCAAATACTGGATGCATAACGGTCTCTTGCGGCGCGATGCGGCGGCCGGCAAGATCGGCGGTCGCGCCGAACGCGAAAGCGATGCGGCCGAAGATGTCGGCGGCAAGATGAGCCGCTCCCAAGGCGCTGGCGGTCTGGCCAAAATGATCGACAGCCAAGGAGGCGAGCGGATCCGCTTCTTCCTGCTTCGCACCCATTACCGCAGCACGATCCTGTTTAGCGAAGAAGCGATCGCCGAAGCCGGCGTCGGCCTCGACAGTTTCTATCGCTTGTTTGAACGGTTTGAACGTTTGACTGGCGACAGTTTCTACAACATTGACGCCGCCAAAACCCGCAAAGATGGGGACTTCGACGCCGGAAAAGACGAACTGCTGTCTGCCGTCGCCAAACATCGCGACGCCTATCTCGAAAAGATGGACGACGACTTTAACACCGGCGGCGCCGTCAGCGAACTATTCGAAATCGCCCGTCTGATCAACAAAACGATCGATCAGAAAAAGCTGGAAGAGACCAAGAATCCGGAAGATGTGATCAGCGTCGTCCATGCGTTCACGGTCCTCCGCGAACTGGCCGGCATCCTCGGCATCTTTGTGAAGGCGCCCGAGAAGTCGTCAAGCGGCGACAGCGAGTTGGTCGGTCAGCTGATGCAACTGCTGATCGACGTCCGGGCAACCGCTCGCTCGAAAAAGGACTTCGAGATGAGCGACGTCATCCGCGATCGCCTGACCGAGATCGGCGTGACGCTGGAAGACCGCAAAGAAGGAGCGACCTGGCGTTTGGGTTAA
- a CDS encoding leucine-rich repeat domain-containing protein, producing MKRIFRFSLLALMAVVTLFAVVLAYVSYYRLRSVRFESVRSELQASGGALTLRSELEEEPGLPAEPHWTEGLLGPNAYAELDEVTLFLNQPRPGLVSRVISFDSPVCLNAYGKGIGDEDAAAIGRSAIEELDLDSTSLTVDGYAAIAKAQRLSHLALVGGEITAEHLAPLAHSSSLKKLTLIDAEMTSEIVAAIADMAAVRELFLYQTRWADAGAWQAIGELAHLQTLRITSSKTPTDVAPPLHKMTNLERLAIDHGELASFDGVRVSPQLVEALATAETLEALDIGLMKCEPPLEAWPAMDKLTNLTQLSLLKVRGIQDFSAIATASSLKSLAIGEGFDDASLAELAKLSKLTHLSAGSAAITDAGIDDLAKIKTLREVTLGPQVTQEGAKRLKGALPKCKITLVNGSGKETAMF from the coding sequence ATGAAACGCATCTTCCGCTTCTCGCTGCTGGCCCTGATGGCCGTGGTGACTCTATTCGCCGTCGTCCTGGCCTACGTCAGCTACTACCGACTCCGTTCCGTTCGGTTTGAAAGCGTCCGGAGCGAGTTGCAAGCCAGCGGAGGAGCGTTGACGTTGAGGTCGGAACTAGAGGAAGAGCCGGGCTTGCCGGCGGAGCCTCACTGGACGGAGGGCCTATTGGGTCCCAACGCGTATGCCGAACTCGACGAAGTGACGCTCTTTTTGAATCAACCGCGGCCCGGGTTGGTCAGCCGCGTCATCAGTTTCGACTCGCCTGTTTGCCTGAACGCCTACGGCAAGGGGATTGGCGATGAAGACGCCGCCGCGATCGGGCGATCGGCGATCGAAGAGCTCGATCTCGACAGCACTTCGCTGACGGTCGACGGTTACGCGGCGATCGCCAAAGCGCAACGCCTGAGTCACCTGGCCCTGGTCGGGGGCGAAATCACGGCCGAGCATCTGGCGCCGTTGGCGCACAGCAGCAGCCTGAAAAAACTGACGCTGATCGACGCCGAGATGACGTCGGAGATCGTCGCTGCGATCGCCGACATGGCTGCGGTCCGCGAGTTGTTCCTGTATCAAACCCGCTGGGCCGACGCCGGAGCCTGGCAAGCGATTGGCGAACTTGCGCACTTGCAGACGCTACGAATCACGTCGTCCAAGACGCCGACCGACGTGGCGCCGCCGCTGCACAAGATGACCAACCTAGAGCGGCTGGCGATCGACCATGGCGAGTTAGCTTCGTTTGACGGCGTCCGCGTCTCGCCCCAGTTGGTGGAAGCGCTCGCGACGGCCGAGACGCTCGAAGCGCTCGATATCGGCTTGATGAAATGCGAACCGCCGCTGGAGGCCTGGCCAGCGATGGACAAGCTGACCAACTTAACGCAGTTGTCGCTGCTGAAAGTCCGCGGCATCCAGGACTTCTCCGCGATTGCAACGGCCAGTTCCCTAAAGTCGCTCGCCATTGGGGAAGGCTTTGACGATGCGTCATTGGCCGAACTGGCCAAGCTGTCGAAATTGACCCATCTGAGCGCGGGATCGGCGGCGATCACGGACGCTGGGATCGACGATCTGGCGAAGATCAAGACGCTGCGCGAAGTTACCCTCGGCCCGCAAGTGACGCAGGAAGGCGCCAAGCGACTGAAGGGGGCGCTGCCAAAGTGCAAGATCACGTTGGTCAACGGAAGCGGCAAAGAGACGGCGATGTTCTAG
- the asnB gene encoding asparagine synthase (glutamine-hydrolyzing), with protein sequence MCGITGAAWTDPQLAVSADALRKMTDSISHRGPDDAGYYHRDFQSRSPYPPLPGVALGHRRLSIIDLAGGHQPLANEDETVWTAFNGEIYNFHALRSRLEGAGHTFRTHSDTETIVHLYEDEGPSCFRHFNGMFAIAIWDQRERRLVLGRDRLGQKPVYYYHHAGRIVFGSELKALLALPDVPREVDPSAVDEYLTYQYVPHPNTILKGIKKLAPGEVAVFSDAGLHVERYWKPDFTREDRRTAPLQDDELRELFDDAVRLRMQADVPLGAFLSGGVDSSLVVSSMQKFSDRPVKTFSIGFPQKEYDETSFARQVANHLGTEHHEFQVTPSALEILPQLTWHYDEPMADSSAIPTWYVSQQTRAEVTVALSGDGGDELFAGYRRYKAVGLGAMIDRLGPLKQLLGAKMWQNLPSSGRQKSRLRQAKRFSEAIALSPQRRYLDWIGIFNESRRGQLYTDQFVNQLGDNDPFDFLKTAWLRSGKRDAITCASLADLVTYLPCDLNCKVDIASMAHALEVRQPFLDYRLVEYAAALPVGRKHSRGHGKQILRKVFGDRLPQEIWNRPKMGFGVPLDYWFRHELKELLTDSLLSEKALSRGLFREETVRELLDEHMSGSFDHSARLWALLVLELWQREWIDGK encoded by the coding sequence GTGTGCGGCATCACGGGAGCGGCTTGGACCGATCCACAACTTGCGGTTTCGGCCGATGCGCTGCGGAAAATGACCGACAGCATTTCGCATCGTGGTCCCGACGACGCTGGCTACTATCATCGCGACTTCCAATCGCGCAGTCCCTATCCGCCGCTGCCTGGCGTCGCGCTGGGACATCGCCGGTTGTCGATTATCGACCTGGCTGGCGGACATCAGCCGTTGGCCAACGAGGACGAAACGGTTTGGACCGCCTTCAACGGCGAGATCTACAACTTCCACGCGCTACGCAGCCGACTCGAAGGCGCCGGGCACACCTTCCGCACCCACAGCGACACCGAGACGATCGTCCATCTCTACGAAGACGAAGGCCCCAGCTGCTTTCGTCACTTCAACGGGATGTTCGCCATCGCGATTTGGGACCAGCGTGAACGACGGCTCGTCTTGGGACGCGATCGCTTGGGGCAAAAGCCGGTCTACTACTATCATCACGCGGGGCGGATCGTCTTCGGCAGCGAACTGAAAGCGCTGCTGGCGTTGCCTGACGTGCCGCGCGAAGTCGATCCTTCGGCGGTCGACGAGTACCTGACCTATCAATATGTTCCGCACCCCAACACGATCCTGAAAGGGATCAAGAAGCTCGCGCCCGGCGAAGTGGCGGTCTTCAGCGACGCCGGCCTGCATGTCGAGCGTTACTGGAAGCCTGACTTCACCCGCGAAGATCGCCGCACCGCGCCGCTACAAGACGATGAGCTGCGCGAGTTGTTCGACGACGCCGTCCGCCTGCGGATGCAAGCCGACGTGCCGTTGGGGGCGTTTCTCTCAGGCGGCGTCGACTCGTCGCTGGTCGTCTCCTCGATGCAGAAGTTCAGCGATCGCCCGGTAAAGACTTTCTCGATCGGCTTTCCGCAGAAGGAATATGACGAGACCAGCTTCGCCCGGCAGGTCGCCAATCACCTGGGAACCGAGCACCACGAGTTTCAGGTCACGCCAAGCGCTCTGGAGATCTTGCCGCAGCTGACCTGGCACTACGACGAGCCGATGGCCGATAGCTCGGCGATCCCGACCTGGTATGTCTCGCAGCAAACCCGGGCCGAAGTGACCGTCGCCCTCAGCGGCGACGGCGGCGACGAGCTGTTTGCCGGCTATCGACGCTACAAAGCGGTCGGACTGGGCGCGATGATCGATCGACTTGGACCGCTCAAGCAGTTGCTTGGCGCCAAGATGTGGCAAAACCTCCCTTCCAGCGGACGGCAGAAGTCGCGATTGCGGCAAGCAAAGCGGTTCTCCGAAGCGATCGCGCTGTCGCCGCAGCGGCGGTATCTCGACTGGATCGGCATCTTCAACGAATCGCGACGCGGACAACTCTACACCGACCAGTTCGTCAACCAACTCGGCGACAACGATCCGTTCGACTTTTTGAAGACCGCCTGGCTGCGATCGGGCAAGCGTGACGCGATCACCTGCGCGTCGCTGGCCGATCTAGTCACCTACCTACCTTGCGACTTGAACTGCAAGGTCGACATCGCCTCGATGGCGCACGCCCTGGAAGTACGGCAACCGTTTCTCGACTACCGGTTGGTCGAGTATGCGGCCGCTTTACCGGTCGGTCGCAAACATAGTCGCGGCCACGGCAAGCAAATCTTGCGCAAGGTCTTTGGCGATCGCCTGCCGCAGGAAATCTGGAACCGCCCCAAGATGGGCTTCGGCGTGCCGCTCGACTATTGGTTCCGACACGAGCTAAAGGAACTGCTGACCGATTCGCTCCTTTCGGAAAAGGCCCTCAGCCGCGGGCTATTCCGCGAAGAGACGGTCCGCGAGCTGCTCGATGAACATATGAGCGGAAGCTTCGACCACAGTGCACGGCTCTGGGCGCTGCTAGTGCTAGAGCTATGGCAACGCGAGTGGATCGACGGCAAATAG
- a CDS encoding arylsulfatase, giving the protein MPQLRPFLLALFALCLLPGVSSAAELARSQPNIILIMTDDQGYAPVGRHGHPWIETPNMDKLYDQSVRFTRMLVAPTCSPTRSALMTGRHPMRNGITHTILERERMTLDAVTLPQTLKKVGYTTGIFGKWHLGDEDEYQPHHRGFDEAFIHGAGGIGQAYDCSCADAPGNKYFDPALRHNGKFVKTDGYCTDLFFTAALGWIKEQKDRDAPFFAYIVTNAPHSPFIAPEKNAERFTKLGFDKNAAGFYGMIENIDENLGRVMQKLDQWRLADDTVVIFMSDNGMSGGVSGKGGKPLGKSAEGEDLYAYNAGMKGLKGSSDEGGVRVPFFVHWKGKIEPNRDVDRIAGHIDVFPTIADLAGAPLPEGQVEGRSLLPLVENAEADWKDRYLFTHQGRWPTGAEPNKYQWEKFAVRNQKYRLVGENQLFDMEADPGQKTNVIDGHPDVAAAMKTAYDAWWKGTRPMMVNETAKMSPTKPFWQAYYAQEKAEGIPAWVPPQL; this is encoded by the coding sequence ATGCCCCAACTTCGTCCGTTTCTGCTCGCACTGTTCGCCCTCTGTCTGTTGCCAGGCGTCAGTTCCGCCGCCGAACTGGCCCGTTCGCAGCCCAACATCATCCTGATCATGACCGACGATCAGGGATACGCGCCGGTCGGGCGTCATGGGCATCCTTGGATCGAAACGCCCAACATGGACAAGTTGTACGACCAGTCGGTCCGGTTTACCCGGATGCTGGTCGCGCCAACCTGCTCGCCGACGCGCTCGGCCTTGATGACCGGTCGACATCCAATGCGAAACGGCATCACCCACACGATCCTAGAGCGGGAACGGATGACCCTGGACGCGGTCACCTTGCCGCAGACGCTCAAGAAAGTGGGCTACACGACCGGCATCTTCGGCAAGTGGCACCTGGGAGACGAAGACGAATACCAGCCGCACCACCGCGGCTTCGACGAGGCGTTCATTCATGGCGCCGGCGGCATCGGTCAGGCGTACGACTGCAGCTGCGCCGACGCACCCGGCAATAAGTATTTTGACCCGGCCCTTCGCCACAACGGCAAGTTCGTCAAAACCGACGGTTACTGCACGGATCTCTTTTTCACCGCCGCGCTCGGCTGGATCAAAGAGCAGAAGGACCGGGACGCCCCGTTTTTCGCCTACATCGTGACTAACGCCCCGCACTCGCCGTTTATCGCTCCCGAGAAAAACGCCGAGCGATTTACCAAGCTTGGTTTTGACAAGAACGCCGCCGGCTTCTACGGCATGATCGAAAACATCGACGAGAACCTTGGCCGCGTAATGCAGAAGCTGGATCAATGGCGGCTGGCCGATGATACGGTCGTTATCTTCATGTCGGATAACGGCATGTCGGGGGGCGTCTCCGGCAAGGGGGGCAAACCGCTCGGCAAGTCGGCTGAGGGCGAAGATCTGTACGCCTACAACGCCGGCATGAAGGGGCTGAAGGGATCGAGCGACGAAGGGGGCGTCCGCGTGCCGTTCTTCGTTCACTGGAAGGGGAAGATCGAGCCGAACCGGGACGTCGACCGCATCGCCGGGCACATCGACGTTTTCCCCACAATCGCCGATCTGGCCGGAGCGCCGCTGCCGGAAGGTCAGGTCGAAGGACGCAGCCTACTGCCGCTGGTCGAAAACGCAGAAGCCGATTGGAAAGATCGCTATCTGTTTACGCATCAAGGTCGCTGGCCGACCGGCGCCGAGCCGAACAAGTACCAGTGGGAAAAGTTCGCCGTCCGCAACCAGAAGTATCGCCTGGTCGGCGAAAATCAGCTGTTTGACATGGAAGCCGATCCTGGGCAGAAGACCAACGTGATCGACGGGCATCCTGACGTCGCCGCCGCGATGAAGACCGCCTACGACGCCTGGTGGAAGGGGACGCGACCGATGATGGTCAACGAAACCGCCAAAATGTCGCCCACCAAGCCGTTCTGGCAGGCTTACTATGCCCAGGAAAAAGCAGAGGGAATCCCGGCGTGGGTTCCGCCGCAACTGTAA
- a CDS encoding outer membrane protein assembly factor BamB family protein: MRTTWLSIAFGLAVCTLAAAEDWPQWRGENRDGVWREDRILRKFPAAGPEVLWRAPIGAGYSGPTVSAGKVYVTDRLVEPKQIERIHCFDQRTGRKLWSHEYDCPYIGVGYQAGPRASVTIDNGSAFALGTMGDLFCLDATSGQILWQRDLDADYKIRMPAWGIAAAPLVYRDRLILQIGGADGACIVALNTRTGEEEWRALNDRAGYSAPILIDQGGKDVVVCWTGDSVAGLNAQNGTVYWRIPWAPKNMPIGISTPVVNRDRLFLTSFYDGSLMLQLGQEEPTAEKLWLRVGPSERDTDALQSIISTPVFTSSAIFGCDSHGELRCLDPNTGDRIWTDQTATPPGRWSNIHFVRNGTLYWLFNEKGELVIAELSRKGYRELDRAAIIAPTTAQLSRRGGVTWAHPAFADRAVFVRNDEEIVCVSLKR; encoded by the coding sequence ATGCGTACCACTTGGCTCTCGATTGCCTTTGGCCTGGCCGTCTGCACGCTTGCGGCGGCCGAAGACTGGCCGCAGTGGCGTGGTGAAAACCGCGACGGCGTCTGGCGCGAGGATCGCATCCTTCGCAAGTTTCCGGCCGCAGGGCCCGAAGTGCTGTGGCGAGCGCCAATTGGCGCCGGCTATAGCGGCCCCACCGTCTCTGCCGGCAAGGTCTACGTCACCGATCGCCTGGTCGAACCAAAGCAGATCGAGCGAATTCATTGTTTCGATCAGCGGACCGGGCGAAAGCTGTGGTCTCACGAATATGACTGCCCCTACATCGGCGTTGGCTATCAGGCCGGCCCGCGGGCCAGCGTCACGATCGACAACGGCAGCGCGTTTGCCCTCGGCACGATGGGGGACTTGTTCTGCCTTGATGCGACGTCGGGCCAAATCCTTTGGCAGCGTGATCTCGACGCCGACTACAAGATACGGATGCCCGCCTGGGGCATCGCCGCCGCGCCGCTCGTCTACCGCGATCGCTTGATCTTGCAGATTGGCGGCGCAGACGGCGCTTGCATCGTCGCCCTCAACACCCGAACCGGCGAAGAAGAGTGGCGGGCCTTAAACGATCGGGCCGGCTACTCGGCGCCGATCTTGATCGATCAAGGAGGCAAGGACGTCGTCGTCTGCTGGACCGGCGATAGCGTCGCCGGGCTCAACGCCCAAAACGGGACCGTCTATTGGCGGATACCTTGGGCGCCGAAGAACATGCCGATCGGGATTTCTACTCCGGTCGTCAATCGAGACCGCTTGTTCCTCACTTCGTTTTACGACGGTTCGTTAATGCTGCAGTTGGGACAAGAGGAGCCAACCGCCGAAAAGCTGTGGCTGCGGGTTGGGCCAAGCGAACGCGACACCGACGCCCTGCAGTCGATCATCAGCACGCCAGTCTTTACCTCGAGCGCCATCTTCGGTTGCGACAGCCATGGCGAACTCCGCTGCCTGGACCCGAACACCGGCGATCGCATCTGGACCGACCAAACGGCGACGCCGCCGGGCCGCTGGAGCAACATTCATTTCGTGCGTAACGGAACCCTCTATTGGCTCTTCAATGAGAAAGGGGAATTGGTAATCGCCGAACTCTCTCGCAAGGGCTATCGCGAGCTCGATCGAGCGGCGATCATCGCTCCGACCACGGCCCAGCTTTCCCGCCGCGGCGGCGTTACCTGGGCACACCCGGCGTTCGCCGATCGGGCGGTTTTCGTCCGAAATGATGAGGAAATCGTCTGCGTTAGTCTCAAGCGCTAG
- a CDS encoding ABC transporter permease, with protein MSELAARASTWWAIFKINFHEKLVYRGDFMLGTLMRFLPIVTQVFLWYAVFGSIQAHMSDDGDGGQAKIAGYTYDNIVAYYLLSTVSRAFSSMPGLASGIALQIREGEIKKYLIQPLDLISFMFLNRLAHKLTYYIVAAAPFALVFWLCRDFFSGWPPPHILAAFFASLIMSFALGFFLEATIGMIGFWFLEVSSLLFVYMLFNFFLSGHMFPLDMLDNVSGPWGLIVRGLPLMYLAYFPAAVFLGKIQGTELVIGLIVQLAWVIFFFFTCRLAMHYGVKRYSGYGG; from the coding sequence ATGAGCGAATTGGCGGCCCGCGCTTCAACCTGGTGGGCAATCTTCAAAATCAACTTTCACGAGAAGCTCGTCTATCGGGGCGACTTCATGCTCGGCACGCTGATGCGATTTCTGCCGATCGTGACGCAGGTCTTCTTGTGGTATGCGGTGTTTGGTTCGATCCAGGCCCACATGAGCGACGACGGCGACGGCGGCCAGGCCAAGATCGCCGGCTATACCTACGACAATATCGTCGCCTATTACTTGCTATCGACGGTCAGCCGCGCCTTTAGCAGCATGCCAGGGTTGGCGTCAGGCATCGCCCTGCAGATTCGCGAAGGGGAGATCAAGAAATACTTGATCCAGCCGCTCGACCTGATTTCGTTCATGTTTCTCAATCGGCTGGCGCACAAGCTGACCTATTACATTGTCGCCGCGGCGCCATTCGCCCTGGTGTTTTGGCTGTGCCGCGACTTCTTTAGCGGTTGGCCGCCGCCGCATATTCTGGCTGCGTTTTTTGCGTCGCTGATCATGAGCTTCGCACTCGGCTTCTTTCTAGAAGCGACGATCGGCATGATTGGCTTCTGGTTTTTGGAGGTCAGTTCGCTGCTGTTCGTCTACATGCTGTTCAACTTCTTCCTCTCGGGACATATGTTCCCGCTTGACATGCTCGACAACGTCAGTGGACCGTGGGGTTTGATCGTGCGAGGGTTGCCGCTGATGTACCTCGCCTATTTTCCGGCGGCGGTGTTCCTGGGGAAGATCCAAGGAACCGAACTGGTGATCGGCCTGATTGTGCAGTTGGCCTGGGTGATTTTCTTTTTTTTCACCTGTCGGTTGGCGATGCATTACGGCGTCAAGCGATACAGCGGATACGGAGGCTAA
- the ispF gene encoding 2-C-methyl-D-erythritol 2,4-cyclodiphosphate synthase: MIRIGLGHDTHRLAEGGPLRLGGVDIPHDRHMVGHSDADVLMHAITDALLGAANLPDIGEWFPNSATENKGRDSADFLRFANHKINEQMWRIINLDTVIFAQEPKLSPYKDAMRTALAEILDIHPEQIGIKSKTGEKVGPVGRLEAIQAECVVLLERIDEFI, translated from the coding sequence ATGATCCGAATCGGATTAGGGCACGACACTCATCGGCTTGCCGAAGGAGGCCCGCTGCGGCTGGGAGGAGTCGATATTCCGCATGACCGCCACATGGTTGGTCATAGCGACGCCGACGTTTTGATGCACGCGATCACCGATGCGTTACTGGGCGCCGCCAATTTGCCCGACATTGGCGAGTGGTTTCCGAACAGCGCCACGGAAAACAAGGGACGCGATTCGGCCGATTTTTTGCGTTTCGCCAACCACAAGATCAACGAACAGATGTGGCGGATCATCAACCTCGACACGGTGATTTTCGCGCAGGAACCGAAACTTTCGCCTTACAAAGACGCGATGCGCACCGCCCTGGCGGAGATCCTCGACATCCATCCCGAGCAGATCGGCATCAAATCGAAAACCGGCGAAAAGGTCGGCCCGGTCGGCCGCTTAGAAGCGATCCAAGCCGAATGCGTCGTCCTGCTGGAGCGGATTGACGAGTTTATCTGA